A window of the Malaclemys terrapin pileata isolate rMalTer1 chromosome 6, rMalTer1.hap1, whole genome shotgun sequence genome harbors these coding sequences:
- the LOC128839280 gene encoding C-C motif chemokine 21b-like, translated as MTLRILLLLAAALCICKAQGSENQASDCCLSHKNRPIPLHLLSAYRIQSPETGCRLSAIVFITKKNRNLCAPPNARWTLDLMEKLDRKKGQTTAVDVVKRVRSKGTKHRKQRKPQH; from the exons ATGACCCTCCgcatcctgctgctgctggcggctgcCCTGTGCATCTGCAAGGCCCAAG GGAGCGAGAACCAGGCATCCGACTGCTGCCTGAGCCACAAGAATCGTCCCATCCCGCTCCATCTCCTCTCCGCCTACAGAATCCAGAGTCCCGAGACAGGCTGCCGGCTCTCAGCTATTGT GTTCATCACCAAGAAGAACAGGAATCTCTGTGCCCCACCCAATGCTCGCTGGACCCTTGACCTGATGGAGAAACTGGATAGGAAAAAAGGACAAACCACAGCGGTGGACGTCGTGAAACGTGTCCGCTCGAAGGGCACCAAGCACCGCAAGCAGAGGAAGCCCCAGCACTAA